The genomic DNA TGCAGGCGGTGGCCAAGGCCAAGAGCCATCCTTGGGACGTGGCCAAGGGATTCGACCATTCGGCCCCTGTTTCGGCGCTGGTACCGGCCGCGCAGGCCAAACCCGACGCCGGCACGGTGCTGCGATTGACCATCAATGGCAGCGTGCGCCAGCAGGCAACGCTCGGTGACATGGTGCATAACGTGGGCGAGATCATCGCCGCGCTGTCCAAGCTGTTCGAACTGAAAGCCGGCGATCTGATCTTCACCGGCACCCCTGCCGGCGTCGCTGCGCTGCAGCGTGGTGACAGCTTTCATGCCGAGCTGGAAGGCATTGCCACGCTCGACGGCAAGGTTGTCTAGGCGACACGGCAAGATCTTGCCGGTCGGTGTCGAGCCGACCGGTGTAGCCACGATCGTTCTTCACCATTCCTTGCTCGCCACCTGCCCACCCCTGCGTTAAAGTCGTTCGCGTTATCCGACCAATAACGAGGGAAAGCACATGGGCATGCTGCAAGAGTTCAAGACTTTCGCCATGCGCGGAAACGTCATCGACCTGGCGGTCGGTGTCGTGATCGGCGGCGCATTCGGCAAGATCGTCACCTCGCTTGTCGACCAGATCATCATGCCGCCGATCGGCTGGATCACCGGAGGCATCGATTTCTCGGACCTGAAGTGGGTCATCCGCCCGGCCGACACCAGCAATCCGGCACACAAGGTCGCCGAGGTCGCCGTGCAGTACGGCGCCTTCATCAATACGTTGATCCAGTTCGTGATCATCGCCTTCGCGATCTTTCTCGTGGTCAAGTTCATCAATCGCGTCACTCGCCGCGAAGAAGTGGCTGCTCCGCCGGCTGCCGATGTCGTGCTGTTGACTGAGATTCGCGATTTGCTCAAGCAGAAGAGCTAGTAGTGAGTGATCCGGAGTGAGAAGAGAGAGTGAGCCTGTCCTGCTCTTTTCTCACTCCTTTCAACTCGTTTGTCGCCCTATCCATGACTTCCGGCCTAAGCGGCCAAACCCCACGGCGCGATAATCGCTGTTTCCACCGAGGGGTCCCCAATGCGCAGTCTTCGTTTGAGTTTGCTTACCGCCAGCCTGTTGCTGGCTACCGGCGTAGCCGGTGCCGCCACGACGAATACCGTCATTCCCGCCGGCGCGGTGCAGACGGCCACCCAGTTGCGCGACAAGGCGATGGCCGATGACACCGGCTACAAGATCGTCGAATCCCTGACCACCGAAGTCGGGCCGCGTCTGGCCGGCAGCCCGGCCGATCAGCGTGGCCGCGAATGGGCGATCGCCAAGTTCAAGGAACTGGGCTTCGACAAGGTCTATACCGAAACGGTCACCTACCCGCTGTGGGAGCGCCACAGCGAGCACGCCGCGATCGTTGCGCCCTTCCCGCAGCCGCTGTCGCTGATCGCGCTCGGCTACTCGGCCGGTACGCCCAAGGGCGGCCTGACTGCCGAGGTGGTCAAGTTCGACAGCCTCGATGCACTCAAGAAGGCCGACCCCGCATCGGTCAAGGGCAAGATTGTCTATATCGGCTATCGCATGCACCGCCAGAAGGATGGCCACGACTACGGCATGGGCTCGGCCGTGCGTACGCAGGGTCCGGTGATCGCATCCAAGCTCGGCGCCGCGGCTTATCTGTTGCGCTCGGCCGGTACCGACGAGCATAGCCGTACGCCGCACACCGGCGTCACTGGCTTTACCGATCCGAAAGATGCGATTCCCGCCGCTGCACTGTCCAACCCCGATGCCGACCAGCTCGAGCGGATTCTTGGCTATGGCAAGCCGGTGAGCGTCAAACTCGATCTCGACGTGGGTTTCAACGGCAGCTACACCGGCGCGAACGTGATCGGCGAGATCACCGGCAAGAAGTATCCCGACCAGGTTGTCGCCATCGGCGGGCATCTGGACTCCTGGGATCCGGGCACCGGCGCGATCGACGACGGCGCGGGCGTAGCCATTGCCATGGCGGCGGGCAAGCTGATTCACGATCTGCCGCAGCGCCCCGACCGCACGATCCGCGTGATTGCGTTCGCCAACGAGGAAATGGGCTTGTGGGGCGGTCGCGCCTATGCCGATAAGCATGCTGCCGAAGCGGGCAAGCACCAGCTCGGTACCGAGTCCGATTTCGGCTCGGGCAAGGTGTGGCGCATGAGTGCGAGCGTCAAGCCCGAAGCACGCGGCGCGATCGAGCAGATCGCCAAGGTGCTTCAACCCATCGGCGTAGCGTATGACACCAAGCGCCCGGGTGGCGGCGGCTCGGATCTGTCGCAGATGCACGGCAAAGGCATGGCCGCGCTCTCGCTGACCCAGGACGGCACGTACTACTTCGACTACCACCACAACGCCAACGACACGCTGGACAAGATCGATCCGCGCGAGCTGGCGCAGAACGTCGCCGTGTATGCCGCCTTCTCATATATGGCTGCGCAGGCGGAAGGTGACTTCGGCTCCGCGCCCGGCGCATTCGCAAAGGACGGCGCTGAAGACTGAGCACTGTATGCAGTGAATACAAAAGGAGGCCTTTGGCCTCCTTTTTTTTGCGCCTGCACAAAAAGTGTGCGGTACGCCTCATTAACGTCCGGGCGCACTTAAGCGGGTGACAACCCCAGTCGATACAAGGAAACGAACGGTTGGTTTTTTTGCTAACCATTCGACCTGAGGCCACAGGGGGCCGATGGGTTACAGAGAATCTCACGCTATCTGTTGCCACTTCGGGGACCGTTATGAAACAGCTCATGGCAAGGTTTTATCCGCGTGCACGGCATCGTCATTCGCGCGCGCAGTTGCAGAGCCAGATCGACGCATTACATAAGGCGCAGGCGATCATCGAATTCACGCTCGACGGCACGATCGTCGCGGCGAACGATAACTTTCTGGACGCCCTCGGCTACACCCGCGATGAAATCATCGGTCAGCATCACCGGATGTTTGTCGAACTTGCGCAGCGCGAGAGCGAGGAGTACCTGGCATTCTGGCGCAAACTCGGCGCGGGCGAATCGCAAAGCGGCGTCTACAAACGCGTCGCCAAGGGCGGACGCGAGGTGTGGATCCAAGGCAGCTATAGCGCAATTTTCGATGCATTTGGCCGACCCGCCAAAGTCATCAAGCATGCGATCGACGTGACCGAGGAACGCCTGAAAGCCGCGGATATGGAAGGCCGCCTGGCGGCGATCGATCGGGCGCAGGCGGTGATCAGTTTCGATCTGGATGGCATCATTCTCGATGCAAACGATAATTTTCTCGCTGCGCTCGGTTATCGGCGCGAGGATGTCATCGGACGACACCACCGGCTTTTCGTCGACCCCGACGAACGCGAAAGCGAAACCTATCGTCAGTTCTGGCAACGCTTGCGGCAAGGCGAGTACAACGCCGGACTGTTCCGGCGCGTTCGTCGCGGCGGAGGCAGTGTCTGGATCCAGGCGAGTTACAACCCGATCTTCGACATGGATGGACGGCCATTCAAGGTGGTGAAATACGCCACCGACGTCACCGAGCAAACGCGTGCCGTGCAAGCTTTGCAGAGCGCGCTGGGCTCCTTGTCCGATACGGTTCCCGCTATCGCCGGGCAAGCCCAGAGCGCCAACCGGCTGGCGCACGAGGCCAGCAGCAGCGCCAGCACCGGCGGCTCGATGGTCGATCAGTTGGTCGATACCATCAGCCACATCAATCAGCGCGCACAAAGCATGGCCGAGATCATCGGCGTGATGGATTCCATCGCGTTCCAGACCAATATCCTGGCGATCAATGCTGCCGTGGAAGCGGCGCATGCGGGCGAACAGGGCAAGGGATTCGGCGTGGTCGCGCAGGAAGTGCGCGCGCTGGCTCAACGCAGCGCGCAGTCGGCCAAGGAAATACGCGATCTGGTGCAGAACGCGATCGATTCGCTGGCCGATGGCAGTCAGCGCGCTCGCCAGGCCGGAGACGCCATGCATGCGATTGTCGCTTCGGCGGCCGAGGTGAACCAGCGCGTTGCGCAGATCGCCGACGCGGCGCATTCGCAGGCCAGTGGCATTGCGCAGGTCACGCTGGCAATCGACCAACTACGCGCTGGCGCGCCAGCAGGCGCGAGATGATCCACGAAGGCATGCTTGCCTCGGTAGCGGCAAGCATGCTTTCGACCTAGTGCGCGGCCCCTATCGTCACGCCCTTCTTCCTCGACAAACGCGTCTGCAACCGATCCAGATACAGATAGATCACCGGCGTCAGGTACAGCGTCAGGATCTGCGATACCAACAAGCCGCCCACTACCGCCAGACCGAGCGGTCGGCGTGTCTCCGCACCCGCACCGATGCCCATCGCGATCGGCAACGTACCGGCAAACGCCGCCATCGTCGTCATCATGATCGGGCGGAATCGCACGCGGCAGGCTTCGAAGATCGCATCGGCCGGTGAAATATCGCCATGCGACTGACGCTCCAGCGCAAAGTCGATCATCATGATCGCGTTCTTTTTCACGATGCCGATCAGCATCACGATGCCGACGAAGGCGAACAAGTCGAGCGATGCGTGAAAGATCACCAACGTGAGCAACGCACCCACGGCAGCAGCCGGCAAGCCCGAAAGAATCGTCAAGGGATGGATGAAACTTTCGTACAAAATGCCCAACACCAGATAGATCACGAACACCGCCAACAGCAGCAGCAGGCCCATGCCCTGCATCGAATCCTGGAACGCCTGCGCGGTGCCCTGCACGCTACCGGTGATGGTAGCGGGCAGCCCCATCTTGACCATCGCGCCGTCGATCTCGCCGACCGCTTCGCTGAGACTGACGCCGGGCGCGAGATTGAACGATACCGTCACCGCAGGTAGCTGACCCTGATGGTTGACGGTCAGCACCTGCGGTTTGCGCTGGAAGCTGGCAACCGTGTTGAGCGGAATCAGCTTGCCGGTGTTGGAAGTGACATAAAGCTTGGCCAGCACATCGGCATTGTTCTGCATCGGGCGATCCACCTGCAGAATCACCCAGTACTGCGTCGCCGTGCCGTAGATCGTCGAAATCTGGTTCTCGCCGAACGCCGTACCCAGCGCGAGCTGCACCTGCGCCATGGTCAGGCCCAGCGGCGCAAGACGATCGCGATTGACGCTCACGAAAATCGACGGGCTGTTGAGATCCAGGTCGTTGGTGACGTCCTGGAAACCCGGTAATTCAGCGAATGCGGAGGTGACCTTGCCGGCCCAGCCATAAAGCTCGTCCAGGTCGCCCGATTGCAGTGTGTACTGATATTGCGCCTTGGACTGACGGCCACCGACCTGGATCGACGGAGGATTCTGCAGGTAAGCGCGAATGCCCACGATCTTGGCGAACTTGCGCCGCAGCTCCTGGATGATGCCGTCGGGGTCGAGCTCACGCTCGCTGGCCGGCTTGAGCTTGAGCAGCATCGAGCCGTTATTGATCGTGGCCCGCGAGCCGCCCGCGCCCACCGAGGACATGTAGGCCTCGATATTCGGATCCTTGCCGACGATATCGGCAAGCACCTGCTGGCGCGCCACCATTTCGTCGAACGACACGTCTTCCGGGCCTTCGGTGTTGATGCGCAACTGCCCGCTGTCGCCGGCCGGGATGAAGTCCTTGGGCGTGATATAGAACAGCAAGCCGGTCACGCCCAGGCTTATCACGAAACCAAGCATCACCATCCGCGGGCGATTCATGCACCAGCGCAGCGAGCTCGTGTAACCGTTGGTAACGGCGTTGAAGCCACGGTCGAAGCCGGCGATCAGCCAGTTTTTCTTGGTGTGGTCGTGCGCCTTGATAAAACGGCTGCACAGCATCGGCGTCAGGGTGATCGCGATAAAACCCGACAGCCCGATGGCGACGCTGATGGTGACGGCGAACTCGTGGAACAGGCGACCGATGATGCCGCCCATGAACATCACCGGTATAAACACCGCCACCAGCGACAAGGTCATCGAGAAAATGGTGAAACCGATTTCGGCCGCGCCTTTCACCGCAGCCTTGTAAGGCTGCTCGCCCGCCTCCATATGGCGGATCACGTTTTCCAGCATCACGATCGCGTCGTCGACCACGAAACCGACCGCAAGCGTCAATGACAGCAGCGAAAGATTGTCGAGGCTGTAACCCAGGGCGTACATGATGCCAAACGTACCGACGACCGAAATCGGCAGGGCCAGTGCCGGCACGAGCGTGGCCGACAGATTGCCCAGGAACAGATAGATCACCAGCACGACCAGCACGCCGGCCAGCAGCAGGGTGAATTGCACGTCATCGACCGAAGCGCGGATCGAATCGGAGCGATCGTACAGCGTGGCCAGCTTGACCGAGGGTGGCAGGCCTGCGGTAAAGCCGGGCAGCAGCTCCTTGATGCGGTCGACTGTTTCGACCGTATTGGCGCCGGGCTGGCGCTGGATCGCCAGCGTGACGGCACGCTCGCCATTGAACCAGCTCGCGGTCTGGTCGCTCTGCACGCTGTCATAGGCGCGACCGACATCGCCCAGGCGCACCGGCGCACCGTTGCGGTAGGCGACGACGATGTCGTTATACGGCAACGCGCGCATCAGCTGGCCATCGTTGCGGATCGGCAACTGCTGGCGGTTGCCGTAAAGCGAGCCGGTCGCCTGATTGGTATTGGCGTTGGCGATAGCCGTCTGTACTTCATCGATACCGATGCCCGCCGAAGCAAGGCGATCAGGATTGACGTCGATGCGCACGGCATATTTCTGCGAGCCGTACACGCTCACCTGCGCCACGCCATCGACCATCGATAGACGCTGCGCCAGCTGCGTTTCGGCGTATTCGTCGATCTGCGACATCGGCAGGGTCGCGGATGTCATCGCCAGATAAAGGATGGGCGCATCAGCCGGGTTCACCTTGCGGAAGGTGGGTGGCGTGGGCATGTCCGTGGGCAGCTGGCGCTGTGCTGCCGAGATCGCCGATTGCACATCTTGTGCGGCGCCATCGATGCTGCGATCCAGCTCGAAGGTCAGCGTGATCGAGGTGGTCCCGAGCGCACTGGTCGAATTCATCGAGCTGATGCCGGCGATCGTCGACAGCTGCGCTTCGAGCGGGGTCGCGACCGCCGACGCCATGGTCTCGGGCGCGGCACCCGGCAAGCTTGCCGAGATGCTGATGGTCGGAAAGTCGACGTTGGGTAATTCGTTGACCGGCAGTCGCGGATAGGCCGCGACACCGAACACCACCAGCGCCGCCATCAGCAGCGTGGTCATGACCGGTCGACGGATGCACAGTTCGGGCAGATTCATCGCGTCAGCTGTCCTTGGCGACCTGCACCGTGGCGCCATCGACCAACAGCATTTGACCGTCGATCACCACGGTTTCGCCTGCGCTTACGCCCTTGTCGATCACCGCATGCTGGCCACTGATCGTGCCGGTGGTGATATAGCGCTGCTGTACCTTGTTATCGGTGCCGACGATGAAAACGAAGCTGCCCTTGGAGGAGCTTTGCAACGCTTCCACCGGTACGCTGACCACATTACTCAAATGCGTCGTCGGCAGGTTCACCTGGACGAACTGCCCCGGCGTCAATTGCAGATCGTGATTCTCGAAACGTCCCTTGAGCACGATCGTGCCGGTGGTCGTATCGACCGCGTTGTCGATGAAGTCCATCTTGCCCTGCAACGGCACCGTCTTGTCGCCCGGGACCTGTGCCTGCACGGGCACGTCACCGCGCAACATGCCTGCGCGCACCGCGGCGAGCGCGTCTTCGGGGATATTGAAGGCCACGCGCACCGGCTCGATCTGGTTGAGCACCACGATATTCGTGCTGTTTGCCGAAAGCTGCGCGCCGGGCCATACCAGCGGCGAACCGGCTACCGCATCGAATGGCGCGACGATCCGCGTGTAATCGAGTTGGGTCTGAGCGAGCTCGGCCGCCGCTTGGTCGCTCTGCAAGGTGGCCTTGGCGACCCCCAGGTTGGCTTTGAAGGTATCGAAATCGGAGCGCGAGACGAAGTTCTTGGCCAGCAGGTCGGTATAACGGCTCAGGTCCGCCTCTGCCTTGACCAACTGGGCCTGATCGCGCGCCACCATGCCGCGCGCCTGATCGAGCTGGGCCTTGAGCAGGCTGGGATCGATCTGAACCAGCAAATCGCCCCTGCGCACATGCGCGCCTGGCGCAAAGGCCAGTTGCTGCAGCTGACCGGAAACGCGCGGCTGCAAGGTCACCGTCGACCAGGCCTCGACCCGGCCCACCACCTTGATCGACAGGTCGAGATCGCCCTGCACGGCGCGGGCCACCTTGACCGGCACTGCCTGTGCGGCCTTGGCGCCGGCATGGGAGTCGCTCTTTCCCGCCCCCTTACCGCTGCGGACAAAATGAAAACCCAGCGCGCAAACCGCCACGACTGCCAGGATCAACGCAAATTTTTTCCAGGGCATGAGAACTTGGCTTCGCAGGCCCGATGAGGCCGTTAATCGGAAAGAATGCAGTGAATTGATTACAACGTGCCAATTCACCTTTCGTGCACATCTAAGTGCCGGAAAAACCAGACTATGCCGGTAAAAAAGCGGCTATTGACCGGGACTAATGGCACTGGCTTGGAGCACAAACTTTCGTCAGCCCCGCGTCAGTCTGGCGCAAATTCCTTACGATCGTCTGCAGAAGCGATCTAGTTATCGTCAGCCGGAGCGGGCTGGTCCAGCACCTGCAGGTTTTCCTTGATCCGGTTGATCACCGCCATGCACTGCTCCATCTCCTCCAACGCGATGCCCTGCGTGGCATCCCGGCGCAGGCCGCGCGCGATGTCTTCCATATCGGCAATCACGGCACGCGCCTGCTCGGTGGGGTAGAGACGCCACGCTCGCCGATCTTTCGGGTCCGGACGCCGCTCGACGAAGCCGGCCGTCTGCAGACGATCGATGACGCGCCCCACGGCAATGGGCTCCATTTCCAGATATTCGGCCAGCTCGGTCTGACGCAGACCCTCACGGTGATAGAGCATCTTGGTCGCCCGCCATTGCGCGCGGGTCAGACCGAATTTCACGGCACGACGATCAAAGTGCTTGCGAAATAGCAAGGTCACGTCGTTGAGCAGGTAGCCAAAGGAAATATCTTCCGTTTTCGCCATGCGATCGATATCTCAGGTCAGTTCATGGGCCACAGCCCAAGCATAGGCTGGTGGCCGGGAGGATGCACATCCATGTTTATGGACATCGTTATAGCCGACATTACTCAATTGGAGCTCGATGCCATCGTCAACGCCGCCAATCCAGGCCTGCTTGGCGGCGGCGGCGTGGATGGCGCCATTCATCGCGCCGCCGGCCCTGCCTTACTCGAAGCCTGTCGTCGTATCCCGGAAGTAGCGCCCGGCATTCGGTGCCCTACCGGCGAGGTGCGCATAACGCCGGGTTTCAACTTGCCGGCTCGCCATGTCATTCATGCCGTCGGCCCCATCTGGCAAGGCGGCGGCCAGGGCGAGGCGGATGCCCTGGCCAACTGTTATCGTCGGAGCATCGCACTGGCGCGCGAAGTCGGCCTTACCTCGATCGCCTTCCCGGCGATCAGTTGCGGCGTCTACGGCTATCCACCCCACCGGGCGGCTCGGGTCGCGCTATCGGCGGTACACGACACGAGCGACGAACCGCCGATCAGTGTCACCCTGTGCTGCTTCGACGCACGCATGGCAACCGTATGGCGTGCGGTCCAGGCCGACGCGCTTCAGTCCTGAGGGGATGGGCGCTTGTCATCGCCGTGCACGTCGAATGGGTAAAGCGAGGGCAAGCCATTCGTGGATGACGGAGGTGCCAACGTTTTCCAGACAAAGCCGCCGCTGAAACAGGCTGCCAACCCCGCTGCGGAACCCGTCGTTCCATGGGCTGCATAGCGACGCCGCTGGAGCGCGGCAATCGCTTCACGCTGTTCTGCCGAGCCCAGTTCGTCAGCCAGGTCGCCAAGGTTCTGCAATGCAGGACGCTCGGCCTTGGCCCAGGCCATCAGGGCATGCGCCTGTTTCGTGGCATCGCCGCCCTGGGCTGTGGCGATAAACGCCGCGCGAAGCTGACGCGGCGTGGCAAGCGCCTTGTTTGTCCGAGTACCCGCCTCAGAAGCGACAGCGCGACGGCGCAACCACCAGACCAGCACGCTCAGCAGCCACAAGGCGAGACTCGCCAGCGCAATCCAACGCCAGGGCACGCCTGTCGCCGGAGAAGCCGTTTTATCGACAGCTACTGGAACCGGAGCAGTCGACCTCACCGAT from Dyella sp. GSA-30 includes the following:
- the mscL gene encoding large-conductance mechanosensitive channel protein MscL — encoded protein: MGMLQEFKTFAMRGNVIDLAVGVVIGGAFGKIVTSLVDQIIMPPIGWITGGIDFSDLKWVIRPADTSNPAHKVAEVAVQYGAFINTLIQFVIIAFAIFLVVKFINRVTRREEVAAPPAADVVLLTEIRDLLKQKS
- a CDS encoding M20/M25/M40 family metallo-hydrolase produces the protein MRSLRLSLLTASLLLATGVAGAATTNTVIPAGAVQTATQLRDKAMADDTGYKIVESLTTEVGPRLAGSPADQRGREWAIAKFKELGFDKVYTETVTYPLWERHSEHAAIVAPFPQPLSLIALGYSAGTPKGGLTAEVVKFDSLDALKKADPASVKGKIVYIGYRMHRQKDGHDYGMGSAVRTQGPVIASKLGAAAYLLRSAGTDEHSRTPHTGVTGFTDPKDAIPAAALSNPDADQLERILGYGKPVSVKLDLDVGFNGSYTGANVIGEITGKKYPDQVVAIGGHLDSWDPGTGAIDDGAGVAIAMAAGKLIHDLPQRPDRTIRVIAFANEEMGLWGGRAYADKHAAEAGKHQLGTESDFGSGKVWRMSASVKPEARGAIEQIAKVLQPIGVAYDTKRPGGGGSDLSQMHGKGMAALSLTQDGTYYFDYHHNANDTLDKIDPRELAQNVAVYAAFSYMAAQAEGDFGSAPGAFAKDGAED
- a CDS encoding PAS domain-containing methyl-accepting chemotaxis protein — its product is MARFYPRARHRHSRAQLQSQIDALHKAQAIIEFTLDGTIVAANDNFLDALGYTRDEIIGQHHRMFVELAQRESEEYLAFWRKLGAGESQSGVYKRVAKGGREVWIQGSYSAIFDAFGRPAKVIKHAIDVTEERLKAADMEGRLAAIDRAQAVISFDLDGIILDANDNFLAALGYRREDVIGRHHRLFVDPDERESETYRQFWQRLRQGEYNAGLFRRVRRGGGSVWIQASYNPIFDMDGRPFKVVKYATDVTEQTRAVQALQSALGSLSDTVPAIAGQAQSANRLAHEASSSASTGGSMVDQLVDTISHINQRAQSMAEIIGVMDSIAFQTNILAINAAVEAAHAGEQGKGFGVVAQEVRALAQRSAQSAKEIRDLVQNAIDSLADGSQRARQAGDAMHAIVASAAEVNQRVAQIADAAHSQASGIAQVTLAIDQLRAGAPAGAR
- a CDS encoding efflux RND transporter permease subunit; this encodes MNLPELCIRRPVMTTLLMAALVVFGVAAYPRLPVNELPNVDFPTISISASLPGAAPETMASAVATPLEAQLSTIAGISSMNSTSALGTTSITLTFELDRSIDGAAQDVQSAISAAQRQLPTDMPTPPTFRKVNPADAPILYLAMTSATLPMSQIDEYAETQLAQRLSMVDGVAQVSVYGSQKYAVRIDVNPDRLASAGIGIDEVQTAIANANTNQATGSLYGNRQQLPIRNDGQLMRALPYNDIVVAYRNGAPVRLGDVGRAYDSVQSDQTASWFNGERAVTLAIQRQPGANTVETVDRIKELLPGFTAGLPPSVKLATLYDRSDSIRASVDDVQFTLLLAGVLVVLVIYLFLGNLSATLVPALALPISVVGTFGIMYALGYSLDNLSLLSLTLAVGFVVDDAIVMLENVIRHMEAGEQPYKAAVKGAAEIGFTIFSMTLSLVAVFIPVMFMGGIIGRLFHEFAVTISVAIGLSGFIAITLTPMLCSRFIKAHDHTKKNWLIAGFDRGFNAVTNGYTSSLRWCMNRPRMVMLGFVISLGVTGLLFYITPKDFIPAGDSGQLRINTEGPEDVSFDEMVARQQVLADIVGKDPNIEAYMSSVGAGGSRATINNGSMLLKLKPASERELDPDGIIQELRRKFAKIVGIRAYLQNPPSIQVGGRQSKAQYQYTLQSGDLDELYGWAGKVTSAFAELPGFQDVTNDLDLNSPSIFVSVNRDRLAPLGLTMAQVQLALGTAFGENQISTIYGTATQYWVILQVDRPMQNNADVLAKLYVTSNTGKLIPLNTVASFQRKPQVLTVNHQGQLPAVTVSFNLAPGVSLSEAVGEIDGAMVKMGLPATITGSVQGTAQAFQDSMQGMGLLLLLAVFVIYLVLGILYESFIHPLTILSGLPAAAVGALLTLVIFHASLDLFAFVGIVMLIGIVKKNAIMMIDFALERQSHGDISPADAIFEACRVRFRPIMMTTMAAFAGTLPIAMGIGAGAETRRPLGLAVVGGLLVSQILTLYLTPVIYLYLDRLQTRLSRKKGVTIGAAH
- a CDS encoding efflux RND transporter periplasmic adaptor subunit, whose protein sequence is MPWKKFALILAVVAVCALGFHFVRSGKGAGKSDSHAGAKAAQAVPVKVARAVQGDLDLSIKVVGRVEAWSTVTLQPRVSGQLQQLAFAPGAHVRRGDLLVQIDPSLLKAQLDQARGMVARDQAQLVKAEADLSRYTDLLAKNFVSRSDFDTFKANLGVAKATLQSDQAAAELAQTQLDYTRIVAPFDAVAGSPLVWPGAQLSANSTNIVVLNQIEPVRVAFNIPEDALAAVRAGMLRGDVPVQAQVPGDKTVPLQGKMDFIDNAVDTTTGTIVLKGRFENHDLQLTPGQFVQVNLPTTHLSNVVSVPVEALQSSSKGSFVFIVGTDNKVQQRYITTGTISGQHAVIDKGVSAGETVVIDGQMLLVDGATVQVAKDS
- a CDS encoding MarR family transcriptional regulator; amino-acid sequence: MAKTEDISFGYLLNDVTLLFRKHFDRRAVKFGLTRAQWRATKMLYHREGLRQTELAEYLEMEPIAVGRVIDRLQTAGFVERRPDPKDRRAWRLYPTEQARAVIADMEDIARGLRRDATQGIALEEMEQCMAVINRIKENLQVLDQPAPADDN
- a CDS encoding O-acetyl-ADP-ribose deacetylase produces the protein MFMDIVIADITQLELDAIVNAANPGLLGGGGVDGAIHRAAGPALLEACRRIPEVAPGIRCPTGEVRITPGFNLPARHVIHAVGPIWQGGGQGEADALANCYRRSIALAREVGLTSIAFPAISCGVYGYPPHRAARVALSAVHDTSDEPPISVTLCCFDARMATVWRAVQADALQS